In Malania oleifera isolate guangnan ecotype guangnan chromosome 8, ASM2987363v1, whole genome shotgun sequence, a single window of DNA contains:
- the LOC131161525 gene encoding GDSL esterase/lipase At1g71250-like produces the protein MTGKTTACAPALPLFLSSSFCFFLACFVPYAFYCACGAEGGGDHTHEGAKVKGMFVFGSSLVDNGNNNFLPNTMAKADYLPYGIDFPLGPSGRFTNGRNVVDFLGDLLHLPSLIPPFADPSTRGSRIIHGVNFASAASGILDTTGSVAGRVMSMNEQIKKFEEITVPELEAEVGRRSRESLLHEYLFMVGTGGNDYSLNYFLRKSNSHHNTTVSDLQAFTAILTASLSSQLKKLYKLGGRKFVVISVNPIGCSPGLRLEKKERCVGVLNLAARLFNQRLKSLVDEMKPQMPGSSLVYVSSYNIIMDIISHPLSKGISDVRNACCEVESKEEGGNGILCRKGGRVCANRNLHLFFDGLHPTEAVNFHIATKAFASTHPHEVYPVNVKKLAQL, from the exons ATGACTGGGAAGACGACTGCATGTGCGCCAGCACTACCACTTTTCCTGTCTTCATCATTCTGCTTCTTCCTTGCTTGCTTTGTTCCATACGCGTTCTACTGTGCTTGTGGGGCAGAGGGTGGCGGCGATCATACTCACGAGGGAGCAAAGGTGAAAGGAATGTTTGTGTTTGGAAGCTCTCTGGTTGACAATGGCAACAACAACTTCCTGCCCAACACCATGGCCAAGGCTGACTACCTCCCCTACGGCATAGACTTTCCTCTTGGGCCTTCAGGCAGATTCACCAACGGCCGGAATGTCGTTGACTTCCTCGGCGATCTCCTCCACCTCCCTTCCCTCATTCCGCCGTTCGCCGACCCCTCCACCCGCGGAAGCAGAATCATTCACGGCGTCAACTTCGCCTCCGCCGCCTCCGGAATCCTAGACACCACCGGCTCCGTTGCA GGCCGTGTGATGAGCATGAATGAACAGATCAAGAAGTTTGAGGAGATAACAGTGCCGGAGTTGGAAGCAGAGGTGGGGCGCAGAAGCAGGGAGTCACTTCTCCATGAATACTTGTTTATGGTGGGAACGGGTGGCAACGACTACTCATTGAACTACTTCCTGAGGAAGAGTAACTCTCATCACAACACCACTGTCAGTGATCTTCAGGCCTTCACTGCCATTCTCACAGCCTCTCTGTCCTCCCAATTAAAG AAGTTGTACAAATTGGGTGGTAGGAAATTTGTGGTGATCTCAGTGAACCCAATAGGTTGCAGTCCAGGGCTGCGGCTGGAGAAAAAGGAGAGGTGTGTAGGAGTTCTGAACCTGGCAGCTCGCCTCTTCAACCAGAGATTGAAGTCATTGGTGGATGAGATGAAGCCACAAATGCCTGGTTCCTCCCTTGTTTATGTCAGCTCCTACAACATTATCATGGACATCATCAGCCACCCTCTCTCCAAAG GTATAAGTGATGTGAGAAACGCTTGCTGCGAGGTAGAGTCAAAAGAGGAAGGTGGGAATGGGATATTATGCAGAAAAGGAGGGAGGGTTTGTGCAAACAGGAACCTGCACCTCTTCTTTGATGGGTTGCATCCCACTGAGGCTGTCAACTTCCACATTGCAACCAAAGCTTTTGCTTCTACTCATCCACATGAAGTTTATCCTGTTAATGTTAAGAAATTAGCTCAACTTTAG
- the LOC131161524 gene encoding G-type lectin S-receptor-like serine/threonine-protein kinase At1g34300, whose translation MRLQFPEMGFRFLLLPVFFLLQRSIFFTNAANVSPGSTLYASNPSQTWSSPNRNFSLGFISAADGSSSFLAAISYSTIPVWVAGGAAAAVDSNAAFEFLASGTLRLLNGSRAVVWESNTTNRGVSVAALDDSGNFVLSNGTASVWSTFENPTDTILPSQNFTTDKILRSGLYSFTLARSGNLTLKWNNSIVYWNLGLNSSFNANLTSPSLGLQSIGILSLYDASLSTAAIMAYSSDYAEGSDILRYVKLDADGNLKIFSSARNSGTPTLRWAAVEDQCEIFGYCGDLGICTYNDSAPVCGCPSENFDPIDPNDMRSGCKRKVKIEDCPGSATMLELQNARFLTYPPELSSQVFFVGISACRLNCLVSSSCIASTALSDGTGLCYLKVPDYVSAYQSAALPSTSYLKVCGPVTPNPSPSSESLGKSKDWKLKAWIVVVVVVGTLVGLIILEGSLWWWCCRNSPKFGTLSAQYALLEYASGAPVQFSYKDLERATKGFKDKLGAGGFGAVYKGILANRTVVAVKQLEGIEQGEKQFRMEVATISSTHHLNLVRLIGFCSEGRHRLLVYEFMKNGSLDNFLFEMDEQSVRLLNWEYRFNIALGTARGVTYLHEECRDCIVHCDIKPENILLDENYVAKVSDFGLAKLINPKDHRYRTLTSVRGTRGYLAPEWLANLPITSKSDVYSYGMVLLEIVSGRRNFEVSAETNRKKFSVWAYEEFESGNVEGIIDKRLAVHDIDMEQVMRAIQVSFWCIQEQPSHRPMMGKVVQMLEGITQIEKPPVPKAATEGSVSGTSVNISSNASGLSTFGASAPPPSSSSSVQTPGVPSFSGRTVERASSSLLRSEGLQ comes from the coding sequence ATGAGACTTCAATTTCCAGAGATGGGATTTCGATTTCTGCTCCTACCAGTCTTCTTTCTCCTCCAGCGATCCATTTTCTTCACCAACGCGGCTAACGTATCTCCAGGTTCAACCCTCTACGCCTCAAACCCGAGCCAAACCTGGTCTTCCCCGAATCGCAACTTCTCTCTGGGCTTCATCTCAGCCGCCGACGGCTCATCCTCTTTCTTGGCTGCCATCTCCTACAGCACCATCCCCGTCTGGGTCGCTGGCGGCGCCGCCGCAGCTGTCGATTCCAACGCCGCCTTCGAGTTCCTCGCGTCGGGCACCCTCCGCCTTTTGAATGGCTCCCGCGCCGTCGTCTGGGAGTCCAATACCACCAATCGCGGCGTCTCCGTCGCCGCGCTCGACGACTCAGGTAACTTCGTTCTCAGTAACGGCACCGCGTCGGTCTGGTCCACCTTCGAGAACCCGACCGATACGATCTTGCCGTCGCAAAACTTTACTACTGACAAGATTTTGCGATCTGGGTTGTACTCTTTTACTCTTGCAAGGTCTGGTAACCTGACACTTAAGTGGAACAATAGTATAGTTTACTGGAACTTGGGTTTGAATTCTTCCTTTAATGCGAACCTCACTTCGCCTTCTTTGGGCCTTCAATCCATTGGGATTTTATCCCTTTACGATGCCTCCTTGTCGACTGCGGCAATCATGGCTTATAGTAGTGATTATGCTGAAGGTAGTGATATACTAAGGTATGTGAAGTTGGATGCTGATGGGAATTTGAAGATTTTTAGCTCTGCTAGGAATAGTGGAACTCCAACATTGAGGTGGGCTGCTGTTGAAGACCAATGTGAAATATTTGGATATTGTGGGGACTTGGGGATTTGTACTTACAATGATTCGGCTCCGGTTTGTGGATGCCCATCTGAGAATTTTGATCCAATTGATCCAAATGATATGAGAAGTGGGTGTAAGAGGAAGGTGAAGATTGAGGATTGTCCAGGGAGTGCAACTATGTTGGAACTGCAGAATGCCCGATTCTTGACTTACCCTCCCGAGCTATCTTCACAAGTCTTCTTTGTGGGTATATCTGCTTGTAGGTTGAATTGCCTCGTCAGTAGTTCTTGTATTGCCTCAACTGCATTGTCAGATGGAACGGGGTTATGTTACTTGAAAGTGCCAGACTATGTTAGTGCGTATCAGTCGGCGGCCCTGCCAAGCACTTCATATCTCAAGGTTTGTGGCCCAGTGACACCAAACCCTTCCCCTTCTTCTGAGAGCCTTGGCAAAAGCAAGGATTGGAAATTGAAAGCATGGATAGTCGTCGTTGTGGTTGTGGGTACCCTTGTGGGATTGATCATCTTAGAAGGGAGTCTCTGGTGGTGGTGCTGCAGAAACAGCCCCAAATTTGGCACTTTGTCAGCCCAATATGCACTTCTCGAGTATGCCTCTGGTGCACCAGTCCAATTCTCATATAAAGACCTCGAACGAGCAACAAAGGGATTCAAGGATAAGCTTGGAGCAGGAGGGTTTGGGGCTGTTTACAAAGGGATTCTTGCAAATAGAACAGTTGTTGCAGTGAAGCAACTTGAGGGAATTGAACAGGGAGAAAAGCAGTTTAGGATGGAGGTCGCAACGATAAGCAGTACCCACCATTTGAATTTGGTAAGATTGATAGGTTTCTGCTCTGAAGGACGTCACCGGCTACTAGTATATGAGTTCATGAAAAATGGGTCACTTGATAATTTCCTATTTGAAATGGATGAGCAGTCCGTAAGGTTATTGAATTGGGAATATCGGTTTAACATTGCCCTTGGCACTGCAAGGGGTGTTACATACCTTCACGAGGAATGTCGAGATTGCATTGTGCACTGTGATATTAAGCCAGAAAATATTCTTTTGGATGAGAATTACGTTGCCAAAGTGTCAGATTTTGGCCTCGCCAAACTAATAAATCCAAAGGATCATAGATACCGAACCTTGACAAGCGTTAGAGGGACGAGAGGATATTTGGCTCCAGAATGGCTTGCAAATCTCCCGATAACTTCCAAATCTGATGTGTACAGTTATGGGATGGTTTTATTGGAGATAGTGAGCGGAAGAAGGAATTTTGAGGTCTCGGCAGAAACAAATAGGAAAAAGTTTTCTGTGTGGGCTTATGAAGAGTTTGAGAGCGGTAATGTGGAGGGAATTATTGATAAAAGACTAGCTGtccatgatattgatatggagcaAGTGATGAGGGCAATTCAGGTAAGCTTTTGGTGCATCCAAGAGCAACCATCTCACAGACCCATGATGGGAAAAGTGGTACAGATGCTAGAAGGTATTACGCAGATTGAGAAGCCTCCGGTCCCTAAGGCTGCAACTGAAGGATCAGTTAGCGGTACCAGTGTAAATATTAGCAGCAATGCAAGCGGTCTCTCCACCTTTGGAGCATCAGCTCCACCGCCCTCTTCATCTTCCTCAGTCCAAACTCCAGGAGTCCCGTCCTTTTCGGGGAGGACTGTGGAGAGGGCATCTTCATCTCTTCTACGTTCAGAAGGGCTGCAGTGA